A window of the Schlesneria paludicola DSM 18645 genome harbors these coding sequences:
- a CDS encoding DUF1559 family PulG-like putative transporter, which yields MLVTGKPNRQRGFTLIELLVVIAIIAVLIALLLPAVQQAREAARRTQCKNNLKQMGLAFHNYESTYNRFPPALTIVENTGATSNIGEGMYSNNGYVNHNVHSFAEFLLPYIDQGNLYNQINFSVPMGFTSATGGGNFTIGTTSETFVGTQNFQAMSSTVITGFMCPSTARASSNLNYLNDWWTGSFSSAPMYTVGSALDYLNSCPLSALRNLSGATVTRNILGGNEGDYVGAKISDVTDGLSNTIIISEVADASNEWSMGKKVAVNSDEQIGVFGGAWNDWTTAVQFLRPITPGSCNKDYVATCPGGRSDGNCVINCNNKWNLYSFHVGGAHTLLGDGSVRFLNQNMSAVTFGRMLIMSDGLVVGEF from the coding sequence ATGTTAGTGACTGGGAAACCGAATCGTCAGCGTGGTTTTACGCTGATTGAACTGCTGGTGGTGATTGCAATCATTGCAGTTCTGATCGCGCTGTTGTTGCCTGCCGTTCAGCAGGCGCGTGAAGCGGCTCGCCGCACTCAGTGCAAGAACAATCTCAAGCAGATGGGCCTTGCGTTCCACAATTACGAATCGACCTACAATCGATTCCCGCCCGCCTTGACGATCGTTGAAAACACAGGGGCCACGTCGAATATCGGCGAAGGCATGTACAGCAACAATGGTTATGTCAACCACAACGTGCACAGCTTCGCAGAATTCCTGCTGCCCTACATCGATCAGGGGAATCTGTACAATCAGATCAACTTCTCCGTGCCAATGGGCTTCACCTCGGCCACTGGCGGCGGAAACTTCACGATTGGCACGACATCAGAAACGTTCGTCGGAACACAGAATTTCCAAGCGATGAGCAGCACCGTCATCACAGGATTCATGTGCCCGTCGACCGCTCGCGCGTCCTCGAACCTCAACTATCTGAACGACTGGTGGACCGGAAGCTTCAGCTCGGCACCAATGTACACCGTTGGTAGCGCGCTGGATTACCTGAATTCATGCCCATTGAGCGCCCTCCGCAATCTTAGTGGAGCCACCGTCACTCGGAACATTCTCGGCGGCAACGAAGGCGATTACGTCGGCGCCAAGATTTCGGACGTGACGGACGGACTCTCGAACACCATCATTATCTCGGAAGTGGCTGATGCCAGCAACGAGTGGTCGATGGGCAAGAAGGTTGCCGTGAACTCCGACGAACAGATCGGCGTCTTCGGTGGAGCCTGGAACGACTGGACAACCGCCGTTCAGTTCTTGCGACCGATCACCCCCGGATCGTGTAACAAGGATTACGTCGCAACCTGCCCGGGTGGTCGCTCTGACGGAAACTGCGTCATCAACTGCAACAACAAGTGGAACCTTTACAGCTTCCACGTCGGTGGGGCACACACCCTGCTGGGCGATGGCTCGGTGCGGTTCCTGAACCAGAACATGTCGGCCGTCACGTTCGGCCGCATGCTGATCATGAGCGACGGCTTGGTCGTCGGGGAATTCTAA
- a CDS encoding tetratricopeptide repeat protein: protein MTTATIHPTSPPPTSAAPTAARRWIVNSWVDLALIVLTPLIAAPAVLILSSNWVGVKAETISVIVAAFFATGHHLPGLMRAYGDRELFERFRWRFLLAPPLVFLAYFPLHTYHFDLYRLIILSWATWHGLMQLYGFLRIYDAKVGSTSPATAHWDWLVCLCGFVTPQFLRPDMASSILDHWYAMGAPAIPPWALTPLRWTLLAASIVVVIGFALNTFNQSQRGVKPNPIKLMMLISGIGTWWFAMLCIENLLLSVALFDICHDVQYLAIVWLFNCRRVTSNDQLGRFMKYVFRRGMVLLYLGLIVAYGSIGFVAPLVLDRTVNGIFMAVLFASTILHYYYDGFIWKVREKSNQTSLGLNQRSQTVAPPQRIAGDFTHLLKWAPALVGLALLFATDVSDSPLTTEQKDTLSQVYSRGLTGSSLLPRTDKEREWLYSHFKTTQSIAAAIPDDRKIQLRAAIMLANFGSNDDAVRKLEQLLQQHADFADAYLTLGSIHLYRGNMDQAAQYLQKSLSAARTEKERASANFKLGELALVQHDSAVADSRFAEALHDNPKLDVSIQKLRETIH, encoded by the coding sequence ATGACGACCGCCACCATTCACCCCACGAGCCCACCGCCGACCTCAGCCGCACCGACGGCCGCTCGGCGGTGGATCGTCAACTCATGGGTCGACCTGGCCCTCATTGTCCTGACACCGCTGATTGCGGCCCCCGCGGTCTTGATCCTGTCCTCCAACTGGGTCGGCGTGAAGGCCGAAACCATTTCGGTGATCGTTGCCGCCTTCTTTGCAACGGGACACCATCTGCCCGGCTTGATGCGAGCCTATGGCGATCGTGAGTTGTTCGAGCGGTTTCGCTGGCGATTTCTGCTCGCCCCGCCGCTCGTCTTCCTCGCCTACTTCCCGCTCCACACCTACCATTTTGACCTGTATCGGTTGATCATCCTGAGCTGGGCGACCTGGCACGGGCTGATGCAGCTTTACGGCTTTTTGCGCATCTACGATGCGAAAGTAGGATCAACATCCCCAGCGACAGCCCATTGGGATTGGCTGGTTTGCCTGTGTGGGTTCGTGACACCCCAATTCTTACGTCCCGACATGGCATCCAGCATTCTGGATCACTGGTACGCGATGGGGGCCCCCGCCATCCCGCCTTGGGCCTTGACCCCGCTGCGATGGACGCTTCTGGCGGCCTCGATCGTCGTCGTCATCGGCTTTGCGTTAAACACCTTCAATCAATCGCAACGCGGAGTAAAGCCAAACCCGATCAAGCTGATGATGCTGATCAGCGGGATTGGGACCTGGTGGTTTGCCATGCTCTGCATCGAAAACCTCCTGCTGAGCGTCGCTCTCTTTGATATCTGCCACGATGTGCAGTATCTGGCGATCGTCTGGCTCTTCAATTGCCGCCGCGTGACTTCAAACGACCAATTGGGTCGATTCATGAAATACGTGTTTCGCCGCGGAATGGTACTGCTCTACCTGGGGTTGATCGTCGCCTATGGCTCGATCGGCTTCGTGGCGCCGCTGGTTCTCGACAGAACAGTCAACGGAATCTTCATGGCCGTCCTGTTTGCTTCGACAATCCTGCACTATTACTACGATGGCTTCATCTGGAAAGTTCGGGAAAAATCGAACCAAACCAGCCTTGGACTGAACCAGCGATCCCAAACAGTCGCCCCTCCGCAGCGGATCGCCGGGGATTTCACACACCTGCTGAAGTGGGCGCCCGCGCTTGTCGGACTCGCCCTTCTGTTTGCAACAGATGTTTCGGATTCGCCGCTCACCACAGAGCAAAAGGACACGCTGAGCCAGGTCTATTCTCGAGGACTGACCGGAAGCTCGCTTCTTCCCCGCACAGACAAAGAGCGTGAGTGGTTGTATTCGCATTTCAAGACGACACAGTCGATCGCAGCTGCGATCCCCGACGATCGAAAGATCCAATTACGCGCGGCCATCATGCTGGCAAACTTTGGATCGAACGACGATGCGGTTCGCAAACTTGAACAACTGCTGCAGCAACACGCCGACTTTGCCGACGCCTATTTAACACTGGGGAGCATTCATCTGTACCGAGGGAACATGGATCAGGCGGCCCAATACCTGCAGAAGTCGTTGTCAGCGGCAAGAACCGAAAAAGAAAGAGCCTCCGCGAACTTCAAATTGGGTGAGCTCGCCTTAGTACAGCACGATTCTGCCGTGGCCGACTCACGATTCGCCGAAGCCTTGCACGACAACCCAAAGCTCGACGTGTCCATTCAAAAGCTTCGTGAAACAATCCATTGA
- a CDS encoding DUF1559 domain-containing protein yields MLTPIFHKSRHPQRGFTLIELLVVIAIIAVLIALLLPAVQQAREAARRTQCKNNLKQMGLAFHNYESTYGMFPPCLMMVGTHDVGYPHEIGEGIYDNPANTAAASLHNWSEYLLPYIDQGNLYSQINFNGPMGFSTATGGPMDVSSVPGLSGTTSFQQPYDAIKSAVISGYMCPSAPRASNTYNYVNDWWFGSFGSVPMYSIGSGIDYMPPAVMWGMDTAIAGVPDSAPTIMTAGESNTYVCSKIASITDGASNTILNMEVADPSNQWSMGKNVGPNKQVDSSPTGSVFAGTWTDWTIGVFCLRKVVPGSNARSHDNGPCVINCTNQWNAYSFHTGGAHVLLADGTVRFVNQSINWITFVRLCVKSDGQTVGEF; encoded by the coding sequence ATGTTGACACCGATCTTCCACAAAAGCAGACATCCACAGCGGGGATTTACACTGATTGAGCTGCTGGTGGTGATTGCCATCATTGCGGTCTTGATCGCATTGCTGCTGCCTGCCGTTCAACAGGCCCGTGAGGCGGCTCGCCGTACCCAGTGCAAGAACAACCTCAAGCAGATGGGGCTTGCATTCCACAACTACGAATCAACGTATGGAATGTTCCCGCCTTGCCTGATGATGGTTGGAACGCACGATGTCGGTTATCCCCACGAAATTGGGGAAGGGATCTACGACAATCCCGCGAACACGGCTGCCGCGAGCCTTCACAACTGGTCAGAGTATCTTTTGCCGTACATCGACCAGGGGAATCTCTACAGCCAAATCAACTTCAACGGACCGATGGGCTTCAGCACCGCCACGGGCGGCCCCATGGACGTCAGCTCTGTCCCGGGCCTCTCGGGGACGACTTCTTTCCAGCAACCCTACGACGCTATCAAATCTGCGGTGATCTCAGGCTATATGTGCCCCAGCGCCCCTCGTGCGTCAAACACGTATAATTACGTCAACGACTGGTGGTTCGGCAGCTTTGGGTCGGTGCCCATGTATAGTATTGGCAGCGGGATCGACTACATGCCTCCCGCAGTCATGTGGGGCATGGACACAGCGATAGCTGGGGTACCGGATAGCGCACCGACGATCATGACCGCCGGTGAAAGTAACACTTACGTATGCTCTAAAATCGCGTCGATCACTGACGGCGCGTCGAATACGATCCTCAACATGGAAGTTGCCGACCCAAGTAACCAGTGGTCCATGGGCAAAAATGTTGGGCCGAACAAGCAAGTGGATTCCTCCCCGACAGGCTCGGTGTTCGCCGGGACCTGGACCGATTGGACGATCGGCGTGTTTTGCCTGCGGAAAGTGGTGCCGGGATCAAATGCCCGCAGCCACGACAACGGCCCTTGCGTGATTAACTGCACCAATCAATGGAATGCTTACAGCTTTCACACAGGTGGAGCACACGTTTTGCTCGCGGATGGCACGGTTCGATTCGTGAACCAGAGCATCAACTGGATCACATTTGTCAGGCTGTGCGTGAAGAGCGACGGACAGACTGTGGGCGAGTTCTGA